One genomic region from Lebetimonas sp. JH292 encodes:
- a CDS encoding NAD-dependent deacylase, whose translation MLKKAAELIQTSNYTVAFTGAGISVESGIPPFRGPNGLWSKYNPEILDMDFFLNHPDISWKYIKEIFYDYMYNAKPNIAHYCLAKLENLGKLKGIITQNIDNLHQDAGSKNVIEFHGTTKKLECIKCKTKYDSNKISLDKLPPICPKCGGILKPDFVFFSEPIPKEAFEKSIELAQKCDLMIIIGTTGEIMPASQIPYLAKENDAKIIEINPDKSTYTNTITNIYLPLKATKACEKLQKLLI comes from the coding sequence ATGCTAAAAAAGGCGGCAGAATTAATTCAAACTTCCAATTACACAGTTGCGTTCACAGGTGCGGGTATATCTGTTGAAAGCGGTATTCCGCCGTTTAGAGGGCCAAACGGCCTATGGAGTAAATATAATCCTGAAATTTTGGATATGGATTTCTTTTTAAATCATCCTGATATCAGCTGGAAATACATAAAAGAAATATTTTACGATTATATGTATAACGCCAAACCAAACATTGCCCATTACTGCTTGGCAAAACTTGAAAACTTGGGAAAACTAAAAGGTATAATTACACAAAATATAGATAATCTGCATCAAGATGCAGGAAGCAAAAATGTTATTGAATTTCACGGCACTACTAAAAAACTGGAATGTATAAAGTGTAAAACAAAATATGATTCAAATAAAATATCTTTGGATAAATTACCGCCGATCTGTCCAAAATGCGGAGGAATTTTAAAACCGGATTTCGTATTTTTTTCTGAGCCTATACCAAAAGAAGCATTTGAAAAATCCATAGAACTTGCCCAAAAGTGCGATTTAATGATTATTATCGGAACAACAGGGGAAATAATGCCTGCAAGTCAGATACCTTATTTAGCAAAAGAAAACGATGCTAAAATTATTGAAATAAATCCGGATAAATCAACTTATACCAATACTATAACAAATATTTATCTTCCTCTAAAAGCAACCAAAGCTTGTGAAAAATTACAAAAGCTGCTAATATAA
- the ybeY gene encoding rRNA maturation RNase YbeY, which produces MIDFDNRSNYNLNINKLKPVYEYLTDKDIELILTDNNEIKALNKEYRKLDKPTDVLSFPLENIPGIPLGSIVISIDKAKEGSVNFGHSVDEEITLLFIHGLLHLLGYDHEIDNGEMRQKEAEIIKKFNLPESLIVRS; this is translated from the coding sequence ATGATAGATTTCGACAACAGGAGTAATTATAATTTAAATATAAACAAATTAAAACCGGTTTATGAATATCTCACAGACAAAGATATAGAACTTATTTTAACAGATAATAATGAAATTAAAGCCTTAAATAAAGAATACCGCAAACTGGATAAACCCACAGATGTATTAAGTTTCCCACTTGAAAATATTCCCGGTATACCACTTGGCAGTATTGTAATTTCTATTGACAAAGCTAAAGAAGGCTCCGTTAATTTCGGACACAGCGTTGATGAAGAAATTACACTTCTTTTTATCCACGGGCTTTTGCACTTGCTTGGATATGACCATGAAATTGACAACGGTGAGATGAGACAAAAAGAGGCTGAAATAATTAAAAAATTTAATCTGCCTGAAAGTTTAATTGTTAGAAGCTAA
- a CDS encoding NAD(P)-binding domain-containing protein: protein MPQNSCDKLYDLIIIGAGPGGVASAIEAKLAGINKFMIVEKADNHNDMIRKFYKPGKRVDKDWQGKKFEFIGNVTFEECSKEEYLAQMDKKIKENKIEGRFYYNHHVYAVKKICDDIFAVATDHEVGAILTKNVIISIGRMGKPNKPAYKFPGAIRPRLNFNLDKVQPGEKVLIVGGGDTAGEYAYGLVDMNIGCDVTLNYRRDKITRMNPTNKDMVEKYINEGKIHSKLGVDIESVEPVENDDVTPPRVKVNYKDSTSEIFDRIVYALGGTSPVDFLKNSGIKLNEWGEPHYNPETMETNIKGLYTVGDVVTSAGSIALAFNHAHLALKDIAKKL, encoded by the coding sequence ATGCCTCAAAATTCATGTGATAAATTATATGATCTAATAATTATAGGAGCTGGTCCCGGAGGTGTGGCAAGTGCTATAGAAGCAAAACTTGCGGGTATAAATAAATTTATGATTGTGGAAAAAGCCGACAATCATAACGACATGATTAGAAAATTCTATAAACCGGGGAAAAGAGTTGACAAAGACTGGCAGGGTAAAAAATTTGAATTTATCGGAAACGTAACTTTTGAAGAATGTTCAAAAGAAGAATATTTAGCCCAGATGGACAAAAAAATAAAAGAGAATAAAATCGAAGGCAGATTTTATTATAATCACCATGTATATGCAGTTAAAAAAATATGTGATGATATTTTTGCCGTTGCGACAGACCATGAAGTCGGAGCAATTCTTACAAAAAATGTAATAATTTCAATAGGAAGAATGGGAAAACCGAATAAACCGGCTTATAAATTCCCGGGAGCTATAAGACCAAGACTTAATTTTAACCTTGATAAAGTACAACCTGGTGAAAAAGTCTTGATAGTCGGCGGCGGAGATACAGCTGGGGAGTACGCATACGGCCTTGTGGATATGAATATCGGATGCGATGTCACATTAAATTACAGAAGAGATAAAATTACCAGAATGAACCCTACAAATAAAGATATGGTTGAAAAATATATAAACGAAGGGAAAATTCATTCAAAACTTGGTGTGGATATAGAAAGCGTGGAACCTGTGGAAAATGATGATGTCACTCCTCCAAGAGTAAAAGTAAATTATAAAGATTCTACAAGCGAAATTTTTGATAGGATTGTTTATGCCTTAGGCGGAACAAGCCCGGTAGATTTTTTAAAAAACAGCGGAATTAAACTAAATGAATGGGGTGAGCCTCATTATAACCCCGAAACAATGGAAACAAATATAAAAGGATTATATACAGTAGGAGATGTTGTTACAAGTGCCGGAAGTATAGCTTTGGCATTTAACCATGCACATCTTGCTCTCAAAGATATAGCCAAAAAACTTTAA
- a CDS encoding phosphatase, with the protein MIAIDLGSNTIRAIKYDCATNEKLNEFERIIKTADRLVETGRISDEAINRIINAIKDIKKRFGEDKIKAVATEALRSAKNKEYVLNKIKEATGVEFEIITPFEEANYTAVAVENCLKKCGFENERFFLVDIGGGSTEFILKNKDNIMAESFKLGIVTFTQKYKTPDAIKIAVKKKAKIFKDFIDLAFSTHKKPKNFVASSGTPTSIAALKKGMNYNTYNPEKINGTVITLADLDYWADKLMKMEMKKREKLVGVGRGDLIITGIYIFREIFKLTKYKECIVCDDGVREGVAISKCKMENK; encoded by the coding sequence ATGATAGCAATTGATTTAGGAAGTAACACAATTAGGGCTATTAAATATGATTGTGCTACAAATGAAAAGCTGAACGAATTTGAAAGAATCATAAAAACGGCCGACAGGCTGGTTGAGACAGGCCGAATCTCTGACGAGGCAATAAATAGAATTATAAATGCTATTAAAGATATAAAAAAAAGATTTGGTGAAGATAAGATAAAAGCTGTGGCGACGGAAGCTTTAAGAAGTGCTAAAAATAAAGAATATGTGTTAAATAAAATAAAAGAGGCAACAGGTGTGGAATTTGAGATAATCACTCCTTTTGAGGAAGCAAATTATACGGCGGTTGCGGTAGAAAACTGTTTAAAAAAATGTGGATTTGAAAATGAAAGATTTTTTTTAGTAGATATAGGTGGAGGCTCTACTGAATTTATATTAAAAAATAAAGACAATATAATGGCTGAAAGTTTTAAATTAGGGATTGTAACTTTTACGCAAAAATATAAAACACCTGACGCAATAAAAATAGCCGTTAAGAAAAAGGCCAAAATTTTTAAAGATTTTATAGACCTTGCATTTTCAACACACAAAAAACCAAAAAATTTTGTTGCAAGCAGCGGAACCCCGACTTCCATAGCGGCTTTGAAAAAAGGTATGAATTATAATACATACAATCCGGAAAAAATAAACGGAACTGTTATAACTTTGGCAGATTTGGATTATTGGGCAGATAAACTTATGAAAATGGAAATGAAAAAAAGAGAGAAATTAGTGGGTGTTGGCAGAGGTGATTTGATAATTACCGGAATTTATATATTCAGGGAAATTTTTAAACTTACCAAATATAAAGAATGTATAGTGTGTGATGACGGTGTGAGAGAAGGCGTTGCTATATCTAAATGTAAAATGGAAAATAAATGA
- a CDS encoding MFS transporter: protein MNYKENNIKNILHGFFLAVAMSVAEPSTILPLIVHHFSQSVILVGIFTSLLRGGAIIVQLFAAFYAQTYKIVMPYMRGVFFVRFLSWFLIGVVILFIGDKNPSLTLLLFGILLFVFSFSAGFGAVYFSEIIAKIFNKTERGKSMANRQFFSAVGAIVSGGIAGWVLNTFEAPQSYGFLFMVSSFLFGIGVFAFSTIKEPIKENIRIKEESFFKFLKNAFYFLKTDKALQIQILTILFSYSVLFALPFVILKAKSSIHLTGWIVGSFVTIQMFGALCGNIVWKKMAPFYKNIILSSYLLVITAFLIALFAKNVLSYAIIFFLIGFAMDGFKISGMNLLFEIAPEDKRPIYVAIQNTITSIGLFFAIPGGIILKYLGYNVLYMFSVCMLLIGLLFATKLKAE from the coding sequence ATGAATTATAAAGAAAATAATATAAAAAATATACTGCACGGATTTTTCTTGGCGGTTGCAATGAGCGTGGCTGAGCCTTCGACTATTTTACCTCTTATTGTCCACCATTTTAGCCAGAGTGTAATACTCGTGGGTATTTTTACGTCCCTTTTAAGGGGAGGGGCGATAATTGTTCAGCTTTTTGCGGCTTTTTATGCACAGACTTATAAAATAGTAATGCCTTATATGAGAGGTGTTTTTTTTGTAAGGTTTTTAAGCTGGTTTTTAATAGGTGTTGTAATTTTATTTATAGGAGATAAAAATCCTTCTCTTACATTGTTGCTTTTCGGAATACTTCTTTTTGTTTTTTCTTTTTCGGCAGGATTTGGGGCTGTGTATTTCAGTGAGATAATAGCAAAAATTTTTAATAAAACCGAGCGCGGTAAATCAATGGCAAACAGACAGTTTTTTTCTGCCGTAGGTGCAATTGTAAGCGGAGGGATTGCTGGATGGGTGCTTAATACGTTCGAGGCGCCTCAAAGTTACGGATTTCTTTTTATGGTAAGCTCTTTTTTATTCGGTATAGGTGTTTTTGCATTTTCCACCATAAAAGAGCCTATTAAAGAAAATATAAGAATTAAAGAAGAGAGTTTTTTTAAATTTTTAAAAAATGCTTTTTATTTTTTAAAAACAGATAAAGCTCTTCAGATTCAGATATTAACTATTCTTTTCAGTTATTCTGTTTTATTTGCGCTTCCTTTTGTAATTTTAAAAGCCAAAAGCTCCATACATTTAACCGGCTGGATTGTGGGAAGTTTTGTTACGATACAGATGTTTGGGGCACTTTGCGGCAATATAGTCTGGAAAAAAATGGCTCCTTTTTATAAGAACATTATTTTATCTTCATATTTGCTGGTGATTACGGCTTTTCTAATTGCTTTATTTGCAAAAAATGTTTTAAGTTATGCCATTATATTTTTTTTGATAGGTTTTGCAATGGACGGGTTTAAAATAAGCGGTATGAATTTGCTTTTTGAAATAGCCCCTGAAGATAAAAGACCCATATATGTGGCAATTCAAAACACAATAACTTCAATAGGGCTCTTTTTTGCCATCCCGGGAGGAATAATCCTTAAATATTTGGGATACAATGTTTTATATATGTTTAGTGTTTGTATGCTTTTAATAGGTCTTTTATTTGCAACAAAATTAAAAGCCGAGTAA
- the argB gene encoding acetylglutamate kinase, whose protein sequence is MQKKIKTVETLLDALPFIREFYGKTIVIKYGGAAQIDEKLKESFAIDITMLYMVGIKPIIVHGGGKRITEILNALNVKTEFKDGIRVTTKESIKIAEMVLSGEINKEIVNMLNQHGAKAIGINGKDMSFMKAKSLMGYTGKITSVNGVFINKLVLENLIPVIAPIAAGESATHPGYNINADTAASEIAASLKAKKVIFLTDTPGVLDKEKNLISSLTKEEIENLKKDGTIAGGMIPKVEAALDAVEKGVEKAHIIDGRIEHSILLELLTSEGIGTEIKN, encoded by the coding sequence ATGCAAAAAAAGATAAAAACGGTTGAAACACTTCTTGACGCCCTTCCTTTTATAAGGGAATTTTACGGAAAAACAATTGTTATAAAATACGGCGGTGCGGCTCAGATTGACGAAAAATTAAAAGAGAGTTTTGCTATTGATATTACCATGCTTTATATGGTCGGGATAAAACCTATTATTGTCCACGGCGGAGGCAAAAGAATTACGGAAATTTTAAACGCCCTGAATGTAAAAACTGAATTTAAAGACGGAATAAGAGTTACTACAAAAGAATCAATAAAAATTGCCGAAATGGTATTAAGCGGTGAAATTAATAAGGAAATAGTGAATATGTTAAATCAGCACGGGGCAAAAGCAATAGGTATAAACGGGAAAGACATGTCTTTTATGAAGGCTAAATCTTTAATGGGATACACCGGAAAAATTACTTCGGTTAACGGGGTTTTTATAAATAAATTGGTTTTGGAAAACTTAATTCCGGTAATTGCACCGATAGCGGCAGGGGAGAGTGCAACTCATCCAGGATATAATATCAATGCGGATACCGCTGCAAGTGAAATAGCCGCTTCCCTGAAAGCTAAAAAAGTGATATTTTTAACGGATACGCCCGGAGTTTTGGATAAAGAGAAAAATTTAATTTCTTCTCTTACAAAAGAAGAAATAGAAAATTTAAAAAAAGACGGCACAATTGCCGGAGGAATGATTCCAAAAGTTGAAGCTGCACTTGATGCCGTGGAAAAAGGGGTTGAAAAAGCCCATATTATAGATGGACGAATAGAGCATTCCATTTTGCTTGAATTATTAACAAGCGAAGGAATAGGGACAGAAATAAAAAATTAA
- a CDS encoding NifB/NifX family molybdenum-iron cluster-binding protein: MKIAIPTSNEKTICEYIPFCKYFLIIDTDTNIRKLIENPMFEIVKKEKIKKKECGENGLHTGEIIPKYLKSFGIEMLIAKSLGEGMLDNLEIFSIKYKITDSDKIENILLGF; the protein is encoded by the coding sequence ATGAAAATCGCCATTCCTACTTCAAATGAAAAAACCATTTGCGAATATATTCCTTTTTGTAAATATTTTCTTATAATAGACACTGATACAAATATAAGAAAATTAATAGAAAACCCTATGTTTGAAATTGTAAAAAAAGAAAAAATAAAGAAAAAAGAATGCGGTGAAAACGGCCTTCATACAGGAGAAATAATTCCAAAATATTTAAAATCATTCGGCATTGAAATGTTAATTGCAAAAAGTTTAGGTGAGGGAATGCTCGATAATCTGGAAATTTTCTCAATAAAATATAAAATTACCGATTCGGACAAAATAGAGAATATATTACTCGGCTTTTAA
- the fliW gene encoding flagellar assembly protein FliW encodes MKFSVKKPIFGFEKLNEVELQKIDETFAVLKDVKGNVLFTLINPFILKNNFDFEVPNDVKVLLDLNENANIEVFCNVVMKEPITEAIVNFKAPFIFNKSNKTCSQIILDNEGYAKIGEFIKE; translated from the coding sequence ATGAAATTTTCAGTTAAAAAACCGATTTTTGGATTTGAAAAGTTAAATGAAGTGGAACTTCAAAAGATTGATGAAACGTTTGCGGTTTTAAAAGATGTTAAAGGAAATGTTTTATTTACATTGATTAATCCTTTTATTTTAAAAAATAATTTTGATTTTGAAGTGCCAAACGATGTAAAAGTACTTTTGGATTTGAATGAAAATGCAAATATAGAAGTGTTTTGCAATGTTGTAATGAAAGAGCCTATTACAGAAGCGATTGTTAATTTTAAAGCCCCTTTTATTTTTAATAAATCAAACAAAACCTGTTCCCAGATTATTTTAGATAATGAAGGTTATGCAAAAATAGGAGAATTTATAAAAGAATAA
- a CDS encoding ATP-dependent helicase — MPLSKLNKEQFVAASAPLGHNLVIASAGTGKTSTIIGRIAYLLQNGLKPEEILLLTFTNKAANEMKERVSYFIPGAKNIEAGTFHAVSYRWLRKLNKNIVLKTPKDMKILFRSIYAKRDFNRILGEEKPYSANYLFELYSMFLNSNEENFENFLEKKAPSQLEYSIVYEDIFEEYEEIKKKHNLVDFDSLLIYMINELKNGIENPYTEVLVDEYQDTNPLQNEFIENVKKNLFCVGDYDQSIYAFNGADINIISTFDKRYNDAKIFTLTKNYRSYGEILSIANKVIAYNPRVYPKSLEVTRGYSGEFPKVLIYNDTFEEYRDLANRILNSTSAKDETAVLFRNNSSADAIEAVLREKGIECRRKGGVGFFESKEIKITLDMLYFILNPKDIMSFIHIVENAKGIGNSIATDLFEALSVLGNGNVIEGFLKPDLTKKIFTSKKTSYQLGLFDDFIELGSLGRFKNLGFEEKFLENPILKHPKLGIEGAEFLYNFYLFLKRIKILKNPHSIFNELIYSKIFDHIISNLAKERSRDKNGKIDTALYDEKKDAIKRKVDILKNLLKNYSSLEKFINALVLGGNEMSEGKGVNLLTVHASKGLEFKEVYIVDLMEKRFPNIKLSKPAGGIEEERRLFYVAVTRAKDKLFFMLAKRDRIKNIEYEPSRFLSEAGYNISE, encoded by the coding sequence TTGCCTTTATCGAAATTAAATAAAGAACAATTTGTTGCCGCAAGTGCTCCGCTTGGTCATAATTTGGTAATAGCGAGTGCCGGTACGGGAAAAACTTCAACAATTATAGGAAGAATCGCATATCTGCTTCAAAACGGTTTAAAACCGGAAGAAATACTGCTTTTAACCTTTACAAACAAAGCCGCCAATGAAATGAAAGAGAGGGTTTCTTATTTTATTCCGGGTGCTAAAAATATTGAAGCAGGAACATTTCATGCCGTAAGTTACAGATGGTTAAGGAAATTAAATAAAAATATAGTATTAAAAACACCTAAAGATATGAAAATTTTATTCCGTTCTATTTATGCAAAAAGGGATTTTAACAGAATATTGGGGGAGGAAAAGCCTTACAGCGCCAATTATCTTTTTGAACTCTATTCTATGTTTTTAAATTCAAATGAAGAAAATTTTGAGAATTTTTTAGAAAAAAAAGCACCCAGCCAGCTTGAATATTCAATTGTTTATGAGGATATATTTGAGGAATATGAAGAAATTAAAAAAAAACATAATCTTGTTGATTTTGATTCATTGTTAATATATATGATTAATGAGCTCAAAAACGGAATTGAAAATCCATATACGGAGGTATTGGTTGATGAATACCAGGATACCAATCCCCTGCAAAACGAATTTATAGAAAATGTTAAAAAAAATCTTTTTTGTGTTGGGGATTATGACCAGAGTATTTATGCTTTTAACGGAGCGGATATTAATATTATTTCCACGTTTGATAAACGATATAATGATGCAAAAATTTTTACACTGACAAAAAATTACAGAAGTTACGGGGAAATTTTATCAATTGCAAATAAAGTGATAGCCTATAATCCGAGAGTTTATCCAAAAAGTTTGGAGGTGACAAGGGGATATTCGGGAGAATTTCCAAAAGTATTGATTTATAACGATACGTTTGAGGAATACAGAGACTTAGCAAACAGGATTTTAAATTCCACTTCGGCAAAAGACGAAACAGCGGTACTTTTTAGAAACAATTCATCGGCAGATGCCATTGAGGCGGTTTTAAGGGAAAAAGGAATTGAATGCAGGAGAAAAGGCGGGGTCGGTTTTTTTGAATCAAAAGAAATCAAAATAACCCTTGATATGTTATATTTTATTTTAAATCCCAAAGATATTATGTCTTTTATTCATATAGTAGAGAATGCAAAAGGAATAGGAAATTCCATTGCAACCGATTTATTTGAGGCTTTAAGTGTTTTGGGAAACGGAAATGTGATAGAAGGGTTTTTAAAACCGGATTTAACTAAAAAAATATTTACATCAAAAAAGACATCTTATCAGTTGGGTCTTTTTGATGATTTTATAGAACTGGGAAGTTTAGGCAGATTTAAAAATTTGGGATTTGAGGAAAAATTTTTGGAAAATCCTATTTTAAAACATCCCAAACTTGGAATTGAAGGGGCCGAATTTTTATATAATTTTTATTTGTTTTTAAAAAGAATAAAAATTTTAAAAAACCCACATTCTATTTTTAATGAACTTATTTATTCCAAAATATTTGATCATATAATTTCAAATTTGGCAAAAGAGCGTTCCCGTGACAAAAATGGAAAAATAGATACAGCTTTGTATGACGAAAAAAAAGATGCAATAAAAAGAAAAGTGGATATTTTAAAAAATTTACTTAAAAATTATTCATCATTGGAAAAATTTATAAATGCGTTGGTACTCGGGGGAAATGAAATGAGCGAAGGCAAGGGCGTCAATCTATTAACGGTGCATGCAAGTAAAGGATTGGAATTTAAAGAAGTTTATATCGTGGATTTGATGGAAAAAAGATTTCCGAATATCAAACTTTCAAAACCGGCAGGGGGAATTGAAGAAGAAAGGCGCCTTTTTTATGTAGCCGTAACAAGGGCGAAAGATAAACTTTTTTTTATGCTGGCAAAAAGAGACAGAATTAAAAATATAGAATATGAACCAAGCAGATTTTTAAGTGAGGCGGGATATAATATAAGTGAGTAG
- a CDS encoding glutamate-5-semialdehyde dehydrogenase: MEEVLQKVKEASRITATLKADIKRKVLKEMADEIEKNKEKIINANKKDLEYAQNAKLSNALIDRLLLNEKRIKSMAGALRDIAKLKDPVGRIIDGWVLDNGLRIEKVKIPIGVIGIIYESRPNVTSDAAALCFMSGNACILKGGKEAMHSNIIIIELLQYVLEKNSLPKDAISLIPDYSREGVSTLIKQDKFVDLIIPRGGEKLIKFVSENSKVPVVKHDKGLCHVYVHKDAKLDEAINICINAKVQRPGVCNAMETLLVDKEIAGKFLPKIKEAMENEGVELRGCEITLEYIDINKATEEDWFAEYLDKILSIRIVDNVEDAIEHIQKYGSGHSDSIITENYSVAEEFLNRVESACVYVNASTRFTDGGVFGFGAEVGISTNKLHARGPMGIDDLTTYKYKIYGNGQVRK, translated from the coding sequence ATGGAAGAAGTGTTACAAAAAGTAAAAGAAGCGAGCAGAATAACTGCAACGTTAAAAGCAGATATAAAAAGAAAAGTTTTAAAAGAAATGGCTGATGAAATTGAAAAAAACAAAGAAAAAATAATAAATGCAAATAAAAAAGATTTGGAATATGCTCAAAATGCCAAACTTTCAAATGCACTTATTGACAGACTTTTATTGAATGAAAAAAGAATAAAATCAATGGCTGGGGCACTCAGGGATATTGCCAAATTAAAAGACCCTGTGGGAAGAATAATTGACGGTTGGGTTTTGGATAACGGCCTTAGGATTGAAAAAGTAAAAATTCCCATCGGTGTAATAGGTATAATTTATGAATCCCGTCCAAATGTTACAAGCGATGCCGCAGCACTTTGTTTTATGAGCGGAAATGCATGTATTTTAAAAGGCGGAAAAGAGGCTATGCATTCAAATATAATTATTATTGAGTTGCTTCAATATGTTTTGGAAAAAAACTCACTTCCAAAAGATGCAATTTCCTTAATACCGGATTACAGCAGGGAAGGGGTCAGCACTCTTATAAAACAGGATAAATTTGTAGATTTAATTATTCCAAGGGGAGGGGAAAAATTAATAAAATTTGTAAGTGAAAATTCAAAAGTTCCAGTAGTCAAACACGATAAAGGTCTGTGTCATGTCTATGTCCATAAAGATGCTAAATTGGATGAAGCTATAAATATATGTATAAACGCAAAAGTCCAAAGACCAGGCGTTTGTAACGCAATGGAGACATTATTAGTGGACAAAGAAATTGCAGGAAAATTTTTGCCTAAAATAAAAGAGGCAATGGAAAATGAGGGGGTTGAGCTTAGAGGCTGCGAAATTACATTGGAATATATTGATATAAATAAAGCCACAGAAGAAGACTGGTTTGCAGAATATTTGGATAAAATACTCTCAATCAGAATAGTTGATAATGTAGAAGATGCGATTGAACATATTCAAAAATACGGTTCAGGGCACAGTGACAGTATTATAACAGAAAATTATTCCGTGGCGGAAGAATTTTTAAACAGGGTAGAGAGTGCCTGTGTATATGTAAATGCATCTACCAGATTTACAGACGGGGGTGTTTTCGGATTTGGGGCAGAAGTCGGTATTTCAACAAACAAGCTTCACGCAAGAGGCCCTATGGGGATAGATGATTTAACAACATATAAATATAAAATATATGGAAACGGGCAAGTGAGGAAATAG
- the queC gene encoding 7-cyano-7-deazaguanine synthase QueC, with the protein MKKAVVILSGGMDSTTALFIAKKEGYDIIPVHFNYGQRTQRRELKAFDDICEYAKITNKYIIDLPFFTQIGASALVDTHLEVPTEGIKPGIPITYVSFRNGIFLSIAAAIAEKEKACAVFIGVVEEDSSGYPDCREDFIKKMQNAINAGTKPETVIEIKTPLIHLKKEDIVKEAIKVNAPLELTWSCYKNEDEACGVCDSCRLRLKGFEKAGIKDLT; encoded by the coding sequence ATGAAAAAAGCCGTTGTAATTTTGAGCGGTGGAATGGATTCCACTACAGCTTTGTTTATTGCAAAAAAAGAAGGATATGACATAATACCTGTTCATTTTAATTACGGACAAAGGACTCAAAGAAGAGAGTTAAAAGCATTTGACGATATTTGCGAATATGCAAAAATTACCAATAAGTATATAATTGATTTGCCTTTTTTTACCCAAATCGGGGCAAGCGCCCTTGTGGATACACATCTTGAAGTGCCGACGGAAGGGATAAAACCCGGAATTCCGATTACATATGTTTCGTTTAGAAACGGTATATTTCTTTCAATTGCAGCAGCTATTGCGGAAAAAGAAAAAGCATGCGCCGTTTTTATAGGAGTTGTGGAGGAAGACAGCAGCGGTTATCCGGACTGCAGGGAGGATTTTATAAAAAAAATGCAAAATGCAATTAATGCCGGAACGAAACCTGAAACCGTCATTGAAATTAAAACCCCTTTAATTCATCTAAAAAAAGAAGATATTGTAAAAGAAGCCATTAAAGTCAATGCGCCGCTTGAACTTACCTGGAGCTGCTATAAAAATGAAGATGAGGCCTGCGGAGTATGCGACAGTTGCAGACTAAGGCTCAAGGGCTTTGAAAAAGCAGGAATAAAAGATTTAACATAA